The proteins below come from a single Pseudomonas chlororaphis genomic window:
- a CDS encoding transcriptional regulator: protein MNSLVTPDTEAAVGFGPFVFYPQQRLVTRDGEPLVLGGRALDIFQVLVEHAGAYVSKQALLTRVWPDSVVEEINLRVHIAALRRAFGDGQDGCQYILNDPRQGYCLAASLAPTTDLERHNLPARLSPVIGRDKVLGRLLADVPRQRLTTVTGPGGVGKTTVVLRVAELLLEHFADGAWFVDLATLTEPHQLQAHVAQALGLAPDALIRQLQARRLLLVLDGCEHLLQACRELALRVGASAPGVTLLLSSREALNMVDECTVQLPGLARVSPLELEPQLLASPATQLLIERVGARQQGFAATDRDLVAIAQICQRLDGLPLALELAAAQVGVLGVAGVLEQLEQGLSLLSHGRRTAVARHQSLEAMLDWSFERLSAAEQRVFQRLAVFERPFTLKAAMAVISCSELGVDQLPWLLSRLASQSLVMVEACANGVRFFWLNTTRAYALEKLRRSGQWSLYHRRYLLQDAVKPLHSRPAPPRQGLEQRVGLH from the coding sequence ATGAACAGTCTCGTCACACCCGATACCGAAGCGGCGGTGGGCTTCGGTCCGTTTGTCTTCTACCCCCAGCAACGCCTGGTGACCCGCGATGGCGAACCGCTTGTGTTGGGGGGGCGGGCCCTGGACATTTTCCAGGTGCTGGTGGAGCACGCCGGCGCCTACGTCAGCAAGCAAGCCTTGTTGACCCGCGTCTGGCCGGACAGCGTCGTCGAGGAAATCAACCTGCGGGTGCACATCGCCGCCCTGCGCCGAGCCTTTGGCGACGGGCAGGACGGCTGCCAGTACATTCTCAACGATCCCCGGCAAGGCTATTGCCTTGCCGCCTCCCTGGCCCCGACGACCGACCTTGAACGACACAACCTGCCGGCCCGGCTGAGCCCGGTGATCGGTCGCGATAAAGTGCTGGGGCGGTTGCTGGCCGACGTGCCCCGTCAGCGCCTGACCACCGTGACCGGCCCGGGTGGCGTCGGCAAGACCACCGTGGTGCTGCGGGTGGCGGAGCTGTTGCTGGAGCATTTTGCCGACGGCGCCTGGTTTGTCGACCTGGCCACCCTCACCGAGCCGCACCAGTTGCAGGCACACGTGGCGCAGGCCCTGGGGCTCGCGCCCGACGCCCTGATCCGGCAACTGCAAGCCCGGCGCCTGTTGCTGGTGCTTGATGGCTGCGAGCATCTGTTGCAGGCCTGTCGGGAGCTGGCGCTGAGGGTGGGCGCCTCGGCGCCCGGTGTGACATTGCTGTTGAGCAGCCGCGAAGCCTTGAACATGGTCGATGAATGCACTGTGCAGTTGCCCGGCCTGGCACGGGTGTCGCCCCTTGAACTTGAGCCGCAACTGTTGGCGAGCCCGGCCACGCAGCTGCTGATCGAACGGGTTGGCGCCCGGCAGCAAGGGTTCGCCGCCACCGACCGCGACCTGGTGGCGATCGCGCAAATCTGCCAGCGCCTGGACGGCTTGCCGCTGGCGCTGGAACTCGCGGCGGCCCAGGTCGGGGTGCTGGGCGTGGCCGGCGTGCTGGAGCAACTGGAGCAGGGGCTGTCATTGTTGAGCCACGGGCGGCGTACCGCGGTGGCCCGGCATCAAAGCCTGGAGGCGATGCTGGATTGGAGTTTCGAACGCCTGAGCGCCGCCGAGCAACGGGTGTTCCAACGGCTGGCGGTGTTTGAGCGGCCCTTTACCCTGAAGGCGGCGATGGCGGTCATCAGTTGCTCGGAGCTGGGCGTGGATCAACTGCCGTGGTTGCTGTCACGCCTTGCCAGCCAGTCCCTGGTGATGGTCGAGGCCTGTGCCAATGGCGTCCGGTTTTTCTGGCTCAATACCACGCGCGCCTATGCCCTGGAAAAGCTCCGGCGCAGCGGCCAGTGGTCGTTGTACCACCGGCGCTACCTCTTGCAGGACGCCGTCAAACCCTTGCATTCAAGGCCCGCACCGCCCCGACAAGGCTTGGAGCAGCGCGTCGGCCTCCATTAG